A single genomic interval of Stieleria maiorica harbors:
- a CDS encoding NUDIX hydrolase, with product MSIPIQQAYLHCPRCGGKHDDPGRVPFRCDRCQFAVFFGPVAAVGGLIVDSENKLLLVRRARNPGKGQWGLPGGFVDSGESVEDALAREVYEETRLRLKRTELLITSPNQYDYQGIVTQVIDLFYVCRAVDPTTVILEPAELDDYAWVNPTADHLDNMAFESNRIAIEHWMG from the coding sequence ATGTCGATTCCGATCCAGCAGGCTTACTTGCATTGTCCGCGATGTGGCGGCAAGCACGACGACCCCGGTCGGGTGCCGTTTCGTTGTGACCGCTGCCAGTTTGCGGTCTTCTTCGGACCCGTTGCTGCCGTCGGCGGATTGATCGTGGATTCGGAAAACAAGTTGCTGCTGGTGCGGCGGGCACGCAATCCGGGAAAGGGGCAATGGGGTTTGCCGGGTGGTTTCGTCGATTCCGGGGAATCCGTCGAAGACGCACTCGCGCGAGAAGTTTACGAGGAAACGCGACTGCGGTTAAAACGGACCGAGTTGTTGATCACATCCCCCAACCAATACGATTACCAGGGGATCGTGACCCAGGTCATCGATCTGTTCTACGTCTGCCGGGCCGTCGATCCGACCACCGTGATACTGGAACCGGCCGAGCTGGACGATTATGCCTGGGTCAACCCGACCGCCGACCACCTGGACAACATGGCGTTTGAGTCCAATCGCATTGCCATCGAACATTGGATGGGCTGA
- the mqnB gene encoding futalosine hydrolase, translating into MNGLILVPTDAERRLIEPSLQFDADRWSIQTIGFGVIAAGIETTRLLLSERPSEIILAGIAGLFAAPDRGAIQVGDAIWFDSVAIDGIGVGQGERFVDAHDLGWDWSAELAPTGVIDFARFPEDQRGDHRSARLLTVCAGSANEDDAKLRRHRFPDAVGEDMEAFAVAYACQRAGVPLRVVRGFSNHVGVRDKSQWKIAAALASVATQLQHFIDRPNA; encoded by the coding sequence TTGAACGGTCTGATCCTGGTTCCCACCGACGCCGAACGACGTTTGATCGAACCGTCGCTTCAATTCGACGCCGATCGTTGGTCGATCCAGACGATCGGATTTGGGGTCATCGCGGCGGGGATCGAAACGACTCGGCTGCTGCTCAGTGAACGGCCCAGCGAAATCATTTTGGCGGGGATCGCCGGATTGTTTGCCGCACCGGACCGTGGGGCGATTCAAGTCGGTGACGCGATCTGGTTCGACTCGGTCGCGATCGATGGAATCGGTGTCGGCCAGGGGGAACGGTTTGTCGACGCGCACGATCTGGGGTGGGATTGGTCGGCCGAGCTCGCGCCGACGGGGGTGATCGATTTTGCGAGGTTTCCCGAAGATCAGCGGGGTGATCACCGGTCGGCGCGGTTGTTGACCGTTTGCGCGGGATCGGCAAACGAAGATGACGCGAAGCTTCGCCGCCACCGCTTTCCCGATGCGGTCGGGGAAGACATGGAGGCGTTCGCGGTCGCCTACGCCTGCCAGCGGGCGGGCGTGCCGCTGCGTGTGGTGCGCGGGTTTTCCAACCACGTCGGCGTGCGAGATAAATCGCAATGGAAGATCGCTGCGGCACTTGCCAGTGTCGCAACGCAGTTACAGCACTTCATTGACAGGCCGAACGCATGA
- a CDS encoding menaquinone biosynthesis family protein: MSERIRLGISTCPNDTFAFHALMNRLVDWRGLEFDIRLLDIQQLNDQLFAGRFDVAKCSFHAALLLSDSMVVLPSGSALGFGVGPLLLSSAADAESAAAPVSTEQVTLCPGQHTTATLLFRLFYPDSTRIEQVVFSEIMPRLVQNTANFGVCIHEGRFTWQDQGLGLVEDLGTRWENETRCPLPLGGLVGDTHLRRDVLQKVQAVVRDSLEFSLADPAGALETMRKYAQEFDDEVLMQHVRLYVNDWTVDLGAIGATALDRLNQKARDAGIIPRQTAGLKILS; this comes from the coding sequence ATGAGCGAAAGAATTCGACTGGGAATCTCGACCTGCCCCAACGACACGTTTGCCTTTCACGCGTTGATGAACCGCTTGGTCGATTGGCGCGGTTTGGAATTTGACATCCGCTTGCTGGACATCCAACAGCTGAACGATCAACTGTTTGCGGGCCGCTTCGACGTGGCGAAATGCAGCTTTCACGCGGCGCTGTTGCTGTCCGATTCGATGGTGGTTTTGCCGAGCGGTTCGGCGCTCGGATTCGGTGTCGGCCCGCTGCTTTTGTCTTCCGCCGCCGACGCCGAATCAGCTGCAGCGCCGGTGTCGACCGAGCAGGTCACGTTGTGCCCGGGACAGCACACAACCGCAACGTTATTGTTTCGACTGTTCTATCCCGACTCCACTCGGATCGAGCAAGTCGTGTTCTCGGAAATCATGCCACGGCTGGTTCAAAACACGGCCAATTTCGGCGTGTGCATTCACGAGGGGCGATTCACCTGGCAAGATCAAGGATTGGGATTGGTGGAGGATTTGGGGACACGTTGGGAGAACGAAACGCGATGCCCGCTTCCGCTGGGCGGCCTGGTCGGTGACACCCACTTGCGCCGTGATGTCTTGCAGAAAGTCCAAGCGGTCGTGCGCGACTCGCTGGAGTTTTCGCTGGCCGATCCCGCCGGGGCTCTCGAAACGATGCGTAAGTACGCTCAAGAGTTTGACGACGAGGTGCTGATGCAGCATGTCCGGTTGTACGTGAACGATTGGACGGTCGACTTGGGAGCGATCGGTGCGACTGCACTGGACCGTTTGAATCAAAAAGCGAGGGATGCCGGGATCATTCCCCGGCAAACGGCGGGGTTGAAGATCCTGAGCTGA
- a CDS encoding low molecular weight protein-tyrosine-phosphatase codes for MSKRVLFVCMGNICRSPAAEAVMKRFAEEFGLDVEVDSAGTHDYHIGKRADPRMLKAAEARGYELTSRGRQVTKEDLDDGKFDLVLAMDNANYQDLTALADRPTSHIRVFSDYLDDNWPNDVPDPYYGGDEGFDEVLDMLEEGCPIILETLAGEEIFNDGFEA; via the coding sequence ATGTCAAAACGAGTCCTCTTTGTTTGCATGGGCAATATCTGTCGCTCTCCCGCTGCCGAAGCGGTGATGAAGCGTTTCGCCGAGGAGTTCGGTCTGGACGTCGAAGTCGATTCGGCCGGTACGCACGATTATCACATCGGCAAACGAGCCGACCCCCGGATGTTGAAGGCGGCCGAGGCACGCGGGTACGAATTGACCAGCCGGGGCCGACAGGTGACCAAAGAAGATTTAGACGACGGCAAGTTTGATTTGGTCCTGGCGATGGACAACGCCAACTACCAGGATTTGACGGCGCTGGCCGACCGGCCGACCTCGCATATCCGAGTCTTCAGCGATTATCTGGATGACAACTGGCCCAACGACGTGCCGGATCCGTATTACGGCGGCGACGAAGGGTTTGATGAGGTGTTGGACATGCTCGAAGAGGGCTGCCCGATCATCTTGGAAACGCTCGCCGGAGAAGAAATCTTTAACGACGGCTTCGAGGCCTGA
- a CDS encoding BBP7 family outer membrane beta-barrel protein: MIQDGLRRFAFVTCFVSGGVFACGASALGGDHTIRRKQPDRGTYQPPLLKTSELEPVAVTEAPGLGRREGSSELVDAPLDPVHAPRQGAEPEDRAASLPAPVVLSEDGPAEAPVQTVSYEAIHNAHSPVAPTQHTVQTCSCESCRSGGGHVPMPPVMPPVVDSSSYHYSGQVFDGGCDAAPGCDSQYCDGGGCDSIGCGPLGRFGLTSDDWFGSIELLLMFRSGDRLPALASDGALDDNTTQIFAGRETVFKDMTAGGRLTVGAWLDKYMDRNIVARGWFAGEQTFGFNANQNTHATLVRPFFNVTDGVVPPIDDTRIIATPGEASGELAIRADSNTFGADVSIRQLWYKRQGATVDLLYGYQYMGMDQSLTIVDRATALSDGVRPIGSVLATTDDFDIENDFHGGQLGIATHYREGCWSFSSLAKIGFGSLRRRAVLSGSTFTSIDGNNATVPNGILVRSTNAGTHNDNTFGWVPELDFTLGWQKYPCFDVTFGYHIIAMTDALELSGVVDPNLASNLADPAVGAQRPSTNFRHGTFYVQGIHFGLSYIY; encoded by the coding sequence ATGATTCAAGACGGACTTCGACGATTCGCATTCGTGACCTGCTTCGTATCCGGTGGCGTGTTCGCATGCGGCGCCAGCGCTTTAGGTGGCGACCACACGATCCGCCGCAAACAACCCGATCGAGGCACCTATCAGCCGCCGTTGCTTAAGACGAGCGAGTTGGAGCCGGTGGCGGTCACCGAGGCGCCTGGTCTTGGCCGGCGTGAGGGTTCGAGCGAGTTGGTCGACGCGCCGCTTGATCCGGTTCATGCACCGCGGCAGGGGGCAGAGCCGGAGGATCGGGCCGCATCGTTGCCCGCGCCCGTGGTGCTGTCAGAAGATGGACCCGCCGAGGCGCCGGTGCAAACCGTCAGCTACGAGGCGATCCACAACGCCCATTCACCCGTCGCCCCGACGCAGCACACGGTTCAAACCTGCTCGTGCGAATCCTGTCGCAGCGGTGGCGGCCACGTTCCGATGCCTCCGGTGATGCCACCGGTCGTCGATTCGTCGTCGTACCACTATTCCGGACAGGTATTTGACGGTGGATGTGATGCGGCGCCCGGTTGTGATTCGCAGTACTGCGACGGCGGGGGGTGTGACTCGATCGGATGTGGTCCTTTGGGACGTTTCGGTCTGACGTCGGACGATTGGTTCGGGTCGATCGAATTGCTGTTGATGTTCCGATCGGGTGATCGATTACCCGCGTTGGCGTCCGACGGAGCGTTGGACGATAACACCACCCAGATTTTTGCCGGACGTGAAACCGTCTTCAAAGACATGACCGCGGGCGGACGTTTGACCGTCGGCGCATGGTTGGACAAATACATGGATCGCAACATCGTCGCCCGAGGCTGGTTCGCCGGTGAGCAGACCTTTGGATTCAACGCCAACCAGAACACGCACGCGACGCTGGTGCGTCCGTTCTTCAACGTCACCGATGGTGTGGTTCCGCCGATCGACGACACGCGAATCATCGCCACGCCCGGTGAAGCGAGCGGCGAATTGGCGATTCGCGCGGACAGCAACACGTTCGGGGCTGACGTCTCGATTCGACAGTTGTGGTACAAACGCCAAGGCGCCACCGTGGATCTGTTGTACGGCTATCAATACATGGGGATGGACCAATCGCTGACGATCGTGGATCGTGCGACGGCCTTGTCCGATGGGGTTCGCCCGATCGGATCGGTCTTGGCGACCACCGATGACTTTGACATCGAAAACGATTTCCACGGCGGTCAACTCGGGATCGCGACGCACTACCGCGAGGGTTGTTGGTCGTTCAGTTCGCTGGCAAAGATCGGATTCGGATCGCTTCGTCGCCGGGCCGTTCTCTCCGGCAGCACCTTCACCAGCATCGACGGCAACAACGCGACCGTCCCGAACGGGATCTTGGTCCGCTCGACCAATGCCGGCACTCACAACGACAACACCTTCGGCTGGGTGCCGGAGTTGGACTTCACACTCGGCTGGCAAAAGTACCCGTGCTTTGACGTCACCTTCGGCTACCACATCATCGCGATGACCGACGCATTGGAACTCAGTGGCGTGGTCGATCCGAATCTGGCGAGCAACCTGGCCGACCCGGCCGTCGGTGCACAACGCCCCAGTACCAATTTTCGGCACGGGACGTTCTATGTCCAAGGCATCCACTTCGGTCTTTCGTACATCTATTGA
- a CDS encoding histone deacetylase family protein: MQLYYTDHFELPLPPTHRFPMDKYRRLRRHVATSDAHRSDVLLVPPAATDEQLLRCHHGNYIDRVATGTLSAQEIRRIGFPWSPKMVQRSRRSTGATIAASRSALVDGIAANLAGGTHHAFSDAGEGYCVFNDAAVAIRTLQAESRIGRGCVIDLDVHQGNGTASILAGDPSAVTMSMHGAKNFPLRKVPSDLDVPLDDGTDDDTYLEKLSLALTTLDRWRTDGEFDLVVYLAGADPYVGDRLGRMCLSKSGLIERDRTVIQWCVDRSIPVAIAMSGGYAADIDEIVAIHAATLKIAGEMSRQMG, from the coding sequence GTGCAACTGTACTATACGGACCACTTTGAATTGCCGTTGCCGCCGACACACCGGTTTCCGATGGACAAATACCGTCGTCTGCGGCGTCATGTTGCGACCAGCGACGCCCACCGGAGCGATGTGCTGTTGGTGCCCCCGGCAGCTACTGATGAACAACTGCTTCGCTGCCACCACGGCAACTACATCGACCGGGTGGCGACCGGCACGCTCTCGGCCCAGGAAATCCGTCGCATCGGTTTTCCATGGTCGCCCAAAATGGTCCAGCGATCGCGGCGCAGCACCGGAGCGACGATCGCGGCGTCGCGCAGCGCGCTGGTCGACGGCATCGCCGCCAACCTGGCCGGCGGCACACACCACGCATTCTCCGATGCCGGTGAAGGATACTGTGTGTTTAACGACGCAGCCGTCGCAATTCGCACGCTGCAAGCTGAATCTCGGATCGGCCGCGGCTGTGTGATCGACTTGGACGTGCATCAAGGCAACGGCACCGCGTCGATCCTTGCGGGTGATCCCTCGGCGGTCACGATGTCGATGCACGGGGCCAAGAACTTTCCGCTGCGCAAGGTCCCCAGCGATCTGGACGTCCCCCTGGACGACGGCACCGATGATGACACGTATTTGGAGAAACTGTCCCTGGCCCTGACCACACTGGATCGCTGGCGGACCGACGGCGAATTCGATCTGGTCGTCTACCTGGCCGGTGCGGATCCCTATGTCGGCGACCGCCTCGGACGCATGTGCCTTTCGAAATCCGGACTGATCGAGCGCGATCGAACCGTCATCCAGTGGTGCGTCGACCGATCGATCCCGGTCGCGATCGCGATGAGCGGCGGTTATGCGGCAGACATCGACGAGATCGTCGCCATCCACGCCGCGACGCTAAAGATCGCCGGCGAGATGTCGCGACAAATGGGATAG
- a CDS encoding site-2 protease family protein → MNGSIRLGRLAGIDVKMHWTFLLLIAWVGGSAFVGTGTLAAAIANISLVLCVFACVVAHEYGHALTARRYGIATEDITLLPIGGVARLQSIPEKPLQELAVAIAGPLVNVVIAVAIAAVLLLSSGNALSAEFFNPAGGIGAFLRSLLVINVALVVFNLIPAFPMDGGRMLRAVLALKMNRVKATDIAASVGQFLAFGIGFLGLYGNPFLILIAVFVYFGARGEALQVRTSALLSDLTVRSAMITKMRTANASDQVARLREMLLDGAQQDFPVVDDDGKPVGIIFRSQIIRGLKEGLDDAAVQTQMTMVESAMTEPTVGLREAMQQMQSSDLTALLVINGDRLVGLLTRENIAELLMFRESDPDYAPTGRQSTEIVA, encoded by the coding sequence ATGAACGGATCAATACGGCTAGGTCGTTTGGCCGGAATCGATGTCAAAATGCACTGGACGTTTTTGCTGCTGATCGCCTGGGTAGGCGGTTCCGCGTTTGTCGGGACGGGCACGCTTGCCGCCGCCATTGCAAATATCTCTCTCGTGCTGTGCGTGTTTGCCTGTGTCGTGGCACACGAGTACGGACATGCACTGACGGCGCGGCGCTATGGCATCGCCACCGAAGACATCACGTTGTTGCCGATCGGGGGTGTCGCCCGGCTTCAGAGCATCCCCGAAAAACCGCTCCAGGAACTCGCGGTGGCGATCGCCGGTCCGTTGGTCAACGTCGTGATCGCGGTTGCGATCGCCGCTGTGCTCCTGCTCTCCTCGGGCAACGCTTTGTCGGCAGAGTTCTTTAATCCGGCCGGTGGGATCGGAGCGTTCCTCCGCAGCCTGCTCGTCATCAACGTCGCGCTGGTCGTGTTCAATTTGATCCCGGCGTTTCCGATGGATGGTGGGCGGATGCTTCGCGCCGTGCTGGCGCTGAAGATGAATCGGGTGAAGGCCACCGACATTGCGGCCAGTGTCGGGCAGTTCTTGGCCTTCGGCATCGGCTTTCTCGGGCTTTATGGAAACCCATTCCTGATTCTGATCGCGGTGTTCGTCTATTTCGGCGCTCGTGGAGAAGCGTTGCAAGTGAGGACGTCGGCCTTGCTGAGCGATCTAACGGTTCGGTCGGCAATGATCACGAAGATGCGCACCGCCAACGCCAGCGACCAAGTTGCCCGACTGCGTGAAATGCTGTTGGATGGTGCCCAGCAAGATTTCCCCGTGGTGGACGACGACGGCAAGCCGGTCGGGATCATCTTTCGGTCCCAAATCATCCGTGGTTTGAAGGAAGGTTTGGATGACGCTGCGGTGCAAACACAGATGACGATGGTGGAATCCGCAATGACCGAGCCGACGGTCGGATTGCGCGAGGCGATGCAGCAAATGCAATCGTCGGATCTGACCGCGCTGCTAGTCATAAACGGCGACCGGCTGGTGGGGCTGCTGACCCGGGAGAACATCGCCGAGTTGTTGATGTTCCGCGAGAGCGACCCCGACTATGCCCCCACCGGCCGACAGTCAACAGAGATTGTCGCCTGA
- a CDS encoding serine hydrolase → MNPQIAYRTLRYLEPSAPARTRYQYSNSGYLVDGQIVEKYGGTSDTFVQERILDPLEMNRSTSVLPGRSSRSRRWNQLQR, encoded by the coding sequence ATGAATCCCCAGATCGCCTACCGAACTCTTCGGTATCTTGAGCCTTCGGCTCCGGCACGAACACGGTACCAGTACTCTAACAGTGGCTACCTGGTGGACGGGCAGATCGTCGAAAAGTACGGCGGAACTTCGGACACCTTTGTTCAAGAGCGGATTCTCGATCCGCTTGAGATGAATCGTTCGACGTCGGTTCTTCCCGGGCGAAGTTCTCGCTCCCGCAGGTGGAATCAACTTCAGCGCTGA
- a CDS encoding mandelate racemase/muconate lactonizing enzyme family protein, translating to MSTHFRVPDRRQFLKTGLLASLTTLPHVADAVDIPGREPMLNLKQRFRSPIIIASVDQLRVGDSIWFRVRSDDGLEGYCPGNDRLEVTVEMAKQLVVPFFVGKDARDIESLVDDVYTERDSRGSVYKFAGMPFWNVVGHIEVALFDMLARQARVPVNTLLGRPLRAQIPVYISQFGRATTARQEVENAARDLEKTSALATKLKVGRRMANSEQQMQRDRRMIELARKTFGDDVTIYVDANSSYTVAEAIQMGRFLDDYGVAFFEEPVPWQDYRGTRKVAEALRELQIEVAGGEQDSSLWQWDDMIDGRTVDVVQPDVFYNGGFVRTLRVAKMAEAVGIPVTPHSPKVLPHAAANLHLCSVLPNLGPFQEYRSYGKVTDGKVTVPTGVGLGIEIDTQNITNANLL from the coding sequence ATGAGCACTCATTTCCGTGTTCCGGATCGTCGACAATTCCTGAAGACTGGACTTTTGGCATCGCTGACGACTTTGCCGCACGTTGCCGATGCAGTTGACATTCCCGGCCGCGAGCCGATGCTGAATCTAAAGCAAAGATTTCGGTCGCCCATCATCATTGCGTCGGTTGACCAATTGCGAGTTGGTGATTCGATTTGGTTTCGTGTTCGCAGCGATGACGGCTTGGAAGGCTACTGTCCCGGTAACGATCGCCTGGAAGTCACCGTCGAAATGGCGAAACAGCTTGTCGTTCCGTTTTTCGTCGGCAAAGATGCGCGGGACATCGAATCGTTGGTCGACGACGTCTATACCGAGCGAGACTCGCGCGGCAGTGTCTACAAATTCGCCGGGATGCCGTTTTGGAATGTTGTTGGGCACATCGAAGTCGCCCTCTTTGACATGTTGGCACGCCAAGCGAGGGTTCCCGTCAACACGTTACTCGGAAGGCCACTTCGAGCTCAGATCCCCGTTTACATTTCCCAATTTGGACGAGCGACGACAGCCCGGCAGGAAGTTGAAAACGCTGCGAGGGATCTGGAGAAGACCAGTGCTCTGGCGACAAAACTGAAAGTCGGCCGGCGAATGGCCAACTCCGAACAACAGATGCAACGGGATCGTCGGATGATTGAACTGGCTCGCAAGACCTTCGGCGATGATGTCACCATCTACGTTGACGCCAATAGCTCGTACACGGTTGCCGAGGCGATCCAGATGGGGCGATTCTTAGATGATTACGGCGTCGCGTTCTTCGAGGAACCGGTCCCGTGGCAGGACTACCGTGGAACCAGGAAAGTTGCTGAGGCTTTACGCGAATTGCAAATCGAAGTCGCCGGCGGCGAACAAGACAGCAGTCTCTGGCAATGGGACGACATGATTGATGGGCGAACGGTCGACGTCGTTCAACCCGACGTCTTTTACAACGGCGGATTCGTTCGCACGTTGCGGGTTGCGAAAATGGCCGAGGCTGTGGGGATTCCGGTAACGCCGCACAGTCCCAAAGTGCTTCCCCATGCGGCAGCCAACCTGCATCTATGCAGCGTACTGCCAAATCTCGGACCGTTTCAGGAGTACCGATCCTACGGCAAGGTCACCGACGGAAAGGTTACCGTTCCGACAGGAGTGGGGCTCGGAATCGAAATCGACACGCAGAACATTACAAATGCCAATCTGCTCTGA
- a CDS encoding Gfo/Idh/MocA family protein, whose translation MKQRAISRREFAGASASLSALSWSSLIRAASPLSRLRVGVIGTGVRGKYLIGNLPENARVVALCDCATSRVAGTLSPKQEFAEVLAGFCQRDSGACKSYQDYRRMLDREPLDAVIIATPDHHHVQAAMLALHAGLDVYLEKPLSLTIREGRLLADLVKSTGRVLQVGSQQRTMELNRFACEFIRDGGLGKVKRVDCPNYPGPIAESGFNSEPIPEELQWELFLGPSSFRPHNRKLWVKDKFKVDQRLWRGWDLFRDYSGHLMTNWGAHNVDMVQYALGMDHCGPVNIAPLDVSEAALERDWRKKWYNKTPRPEGRFSQASRFQPVTMEYADGTTLNFLPDVPTATFYGEHGSMKISRNRFVTDPPDLIRNAPDPAIADRWKGSGFVARPHLQNWIDCMETRRPTNAPAEVGHRSVTVCHLANLVREVNRPLKWNPVEERFVDDEEANALLNRPRRKGFELPVPTGQDE comes from the coding sequence ATGAAACAACGGGCCATCTCGCGTCGCGAATTCGCAGGTGCCAGTGCGTCACTTTCTGCTTTGAGCTGGTCGTCGCTGATTCGAGCGGCAAGTCCGCTCAGCCGCCTCCGTGTCGGTGTCATCGGCACGGGTGTGCGGGGAAAGTATCTGATTGGCAATCTGCCTGAGAATGCTCGCGTGGTGGCCCTCTGTGATTGTGCAACTTCTCGAGTCGCGGGGACGCTGAGTCCGAAGCAGGAATTCGCTGAGGTTCTCGCCGGCTTTTGCCAGCGGGACTCCGGTGCCTGCAAGTCGTATCAGGACTACCGGCGAATGCTCGATCGAGAGCCGCTCGATGCGGTCATCATTGCTACTCCCGACCACCACCACGTGCAGGCCGCGATGTTGGCTTTGCATGCTGGCTTGGATGTGTACTTGGAAAAGCCGCTCTCGTTGACGATTCGGGAAGGCCGATTGCTGGCAGATTTGGTGAAGAGCACGGGGCGAGTTCTTCAGGTTGGTAGCCAGCAGCGCACCATGGAATTGAACCGATTCGCTTGCGAGTTCATTCGTGATGGCGGTCTTGGCAAGGTCAAGCGGGTCGACTGTCCAAATTATCCGGGGCCTATCGCGGAGTCAGGTTTCAACTCCGAACCGATTCCTGAGGAACTTCAGTGGGAACTCTTTTTGGGGCCAAGCTCATTTCGTCCACACAATCGCAAACTTTGGGTCAAGGATAAGTTCAAGGTCGACCAACGCTTGTGGCGAGGCTGGGATTTATTCCGCGATTACTCGGGACACTTGATGACCAATTGGGGCGCGCACAACGTTGATATGGTGCAATATGCGCTAGGAATGGATCATTGCGGGCCCGTCAACATTGCACCACTCGACGTAAGCGAAGCAGCGCTAGAACGGGACTGGCGCAAGAAATGGTACAATAAGACCCCGAGACCTGAGGGACGATTCAGCCAAGCGAGCCGTTTCCAGCCAGTCACGATGGAGTATGCCGATGGTACCACGCTGAATTTCCTGCCGGATGTTCCCACGGCCACTTTCTATGGCGAGCACGGATCCATGAAGATCAGTCGAAATAGATTTGTCACTGACCCACCCGATCTGATTCGAAACGCTCCCGATCCCGCGATTGCTGACAGATGGAAAGGAAGCGGCTTTGTGGCCCGACCTCACCTTCAGAACTGGATCGACTGCATGGAAACACGCAGGCCAACCAACGCACCGGCTGAAGTCGGTCACCGCAGCGTGACGGTGTGCCACCTCGCGAATCTCGTTCGAGAGGTGAATCGACCGTTGAAATGGAATCCGGTTGAAGAACGATTTGTCGACGACGAAGAAGCCAATGCGTTATTAAATCGGCCGCGACGAAAAGGATTTGAATTGCCCGTTCCGACCGGACAGGACGAATGA
- a CDS encoding sugar phosphate isomerase/epimerase family protein: MNSPIDRRMAMGRLSAVTACIAIPSLRGLAAEPGIWTGMGLVIYDCNLLRKWMRRQRPIFDLFKPMTFLNHCFSLGAGGMQASLGVLKPGEVDELRSFADRHGMFIDAIVKPPKDEQDLDRFEAEIKTARDVGVQAARTTIIPGRRYERFKTLEEFREFEKHGQKMLELATPVVERHRVRLAVENHKDQRIDGRVALLKYLDSEFIGACVDTGNSFALLDGAYEPIEALAPYAFTVHLKDQSLRQVEDGFLLGDIPLGQGSFDLHRMVSTIRKAKPEIKFTLELITRDPLKVPCLTEEFFATMPLARASDLARTLQFVRRHQKGSLQEVSKLTLKEQVELEQSNVTSSIQYASRELKL, encoded by the coding sequence ATGAATTCACCTATTGACCGCCGAATGGCGATGGGCCGACTGAGTGCCGTCACAGCGTGCATCGCAATTCCATCATTACGGGGTTTGGCGGCTGAACCCGGCATTTGGACAGGGATGGGGCTGGTAATCTACGATTGCAATCTTTTACGCAAGTGGATGCGCCGGCAAAGGCCAATCTTTGACCTTTTCAAGCCAATGACGTTTCTCAACCACTGCTTTTCATTGGGTGCGGGCGGAATGCAAGCGAGCCTTGGCGTTCTGAAGCCCGGTGAAGTTGACGAACTCCGAAGCTTTGCCGACCGGCACGGGATGTTCATCGATGCCATCGTCAAACCGCCGAAGGACGAGCAGGATTTAGATCGGTTCGAGGCGGAGATCAAGACAGCTCGCGACGTTGGCGTTCAGGCCGCTCGAACGACGATTATTCCAGGGCGGCGATACGAACGCTTCAAAACGCTGGAGGAGTTTCGTGAGTTTGAAAAGCATGGCCAAAAGATGCTCGAACTAGCGACACCCGTCGTAGAACGGCATCGCGTCCGGCTCGCGGTAGAAAACCACAAAGACCAACGAATTGATGGGCGGGTTGCCTTGCTCAAATACCTCGACAGCGAATTCATTGGCGCTTGCGTCGATACGGGTAACAGTTTTGCACTGCTTGATGGAGCCTACGAGCCCATCGAGGCACTCGCTCCCTATGCATTCACGGTGCACCTGAAGGACCAGTCGCTTCGACAGGTTGAAGACGGGTTCCTGCTAGGAGACATCCCGCTTGGGCAGGGAAGCTTCGACTTGCATCGGATGGTCAGCACCATTCGAAAGGCAAAGCCAGAGATAAAGTTCACGCTTGAACTGATTACTCGTGATCCGCTGAAAGTTCCGTGCCTGACCGAAGAGTTTTTCGCCACGATGCCATTGGCGCGAGCGAGCGATCTTGCCCGTACCCTGCAGTTTGTTCGGCGGCACCAGAAAGGCAGTTTGCAAGAGGTTAGCAAATTGACTCTGAAGGAACAGGTCGAACTTGAGCAATCGAATGTAACGTCAAGCATTCAATACGCGAGCCGGGAACTAAAGCTATGA